The following coding sequences lie in one Myxococcus xanthus genomic window:
- a CDS encoding SDR family NAD(P)-dependent oxidoreductase, which translates to MKRAWKNQVVVVTGASSGIGRATALALANKGAHVVLAARREEPLEDLARECRGLGVQAHVVPTDVSDVAAVQHLADEARNVFGHFDAWINNAGVYLMGRLEETPDDAFRQVMETNFFGTVSGARAAVAQFRRQGYGTLVNVSSTFGAVAAPYVSAYVASKHAVRGFSASVRQELLGTGIDVCTVLPAAIDTPLWQHTANYTGWRIRPVEPVYTPERVARAILRVLRSPKHEVFVGPAARSFAAMHGLLPRTFERTMNGVTEAHHFEKERQGHTSGTLFRPMAEGTGTSGGHHAAGKQWLRRLLVAGGVAAAAFSLGKKREARGLKARFAHALGV; encoded by the coding sequence ATGAAGCGAGCCTGGAAGAACCAAGTCGTCGTCGTCACCGGCGCGTCCAGTGGCATTGGCCGCGCCACCGCGCTGGCCCTGGCGAACAAGGGGGCCCACGTCGTCCTGGCCGCCCGGCGCGAGGAGCCGCTGGAGGACCTGGCTCGCGAGTGCCGGGGGCTCGGCGTCCAGGCCCACGTCGTGCCCACGGACGTGTCCGACGTGGCCGCCGTGCAGCACCTAGCGGACGAGGCGCGCAACGTCTTCGGCCACTTCGATGCGTGGATCAACAACGCGGGCGTCTACCTCATGGGCCGTCTCGAAGAGACACCGGATGACGCCTTCCGACAGGTGATGGAGACGAACTTCTTCGGCACTGTCAGCGGCGCTCGCGCCGCCGTGGCCCAGTTCCGCCGGCAGGGCTACGGCACTCTGGTCAACGTCTCCTCGACCTTTGGGGCGGTCGCCGCGCCGTATGTCAGCGCCTACGTGGCCTCGAAGCACGCCGTGCGCGGCTTCTCGGCGTCTGTCCGCCAGGAACTGCTCGGCACCGGCATCGACGTGTGTACCGTGCTCCCCGCGGCCATCGACACGCCGCTGTGGCAACACACCGCCAACTACACCGGCTGGCGCATCCGTCCCGTGGAGCCCGTCTACACGCCGGAGCGCGTCGCGCGCGCCATCCTCCGGGTCCTCCGCAGCCCCAAGCACGAGGTCTTCGTCGGCCCCGCCGCTCGGAGCTTCGCCGCCATGCACGGCCTGCTGCCCCGCACCTTCGAGCGCACCATGAACGGCGTCACCGAGGCCCATCACTTTGAGAAGGAGCGCCAGGGCCACACCTCTGGGACGCTCTTCCGTCCGATGGCGGAGGGAACGGGGACCTCGGGGGGCCACCACGCGGCGGGCAAGCAATGGCTGCGCCGGCTGTTGGTCGCCGGGGGCGTGGCCGCGGCGGCGTTCTCCCTCGGAAAGAAGCGGGAGGCACGGGGGCTGAAGGCCCGTTTCGCCCATGCACTGGGAGTATGA
- a CDS encoding diacylglycerol/lipid kinase family protein, with translation MNDIAVLVNLRARRGSEGMGGLVQRFLPRARVALTRSLDEARAWISDTLRPNPPSLLLAGGGDGTITGLLNELRTAGVALPAIGVLPMGTGNAWARVTGAPRPAEALKQIAAVGERLPPLRPFALVRVEGKVAPFAGTGWDAEMIQDFKNQLAASGPLRSTQAGLRGYLGAMFTRTVPRHLFGEGNPSVSVYNLGDPALTVDARGSVQPVPHGDKGALLYRGPAGVAGAATTPEWGFGFKAFPFAQAVPHRLSVRVYGAGVIEATRNMFRLWRGEHPMPHMHDWFVQRLRMDFDREVPFQMGGDVIGMRRSLEFDLAEESVQLVDWRQLSRMVRT, from the coding sequence ATGAATGACATCGCCGTCCTCGTCAACCTGCGTGCACGCCGGGGCTCCGAAGGCATGGGAGGGCTGGTCCAGCGCTTCCTGCCCCGGGCACGCGTGGCGCTCACCCGTTCGCTCGACGAGGCCCGTGCCTGGATTTCGGACACGCTCCGGCCCAATCCGCCCTCCCTCCTCCTGGCGGGCGGTGGTGACGGGACGATTACGGGGCTGCTCAACGAGCTGCGCACCGCGGGGGTGGCCCTGCCGGCCATTGGCGTGCTCCCGATGGGCACCGGCAACGCCTGGGCCCGCGTCACCGGCGCGCCCCGGCCCGCGGAGGCCTTGAAGCAGATCGCCGCCGTGGGCGAGCGCCTGCCGCCCCTGCGCCCCTTCGCCCTGGTTCGCGTGGAGGGCAAGGTGGCCCCCTTCGCCGGCACGGGCTGGGACGCGGAGATGATTCAGGACTTCAAGAACCAGCTCGCCGCCTCCGGTCCGCTGCGCAGCACCCAGGCCGGCCTGCGCGGCTACCTGGGCGCCATGTTCACCCGGACGGTGCCTCGCCACCTCTTCGGCGAGGGCAACCCCTCAGTGTCCGTCTACAACCTGGGCGACCCCGCCCTCACGGTGGACGCGCGGGGCTCCGTGCAGCCCGTGCCGCATGGGGACAAGGGCGCGCTCCTGTACCGGGGGCCCGCGGGCGTCGCCGGCGCGGCCACCACGCCCGAGTGGGGCTTCGGCTTCAAGGCCTTCCCCTTCGCGCAGGCGGTGCCCCACCGGCTGTCCGTGCGCGTCTATGGCGCCGGTGTGATCGAGGCCACCCGGAACATGTTCCGCCTCTGGCGCGGCGAGCACCCGATGCCCCACATGCATGACTGGTTCGTCCAGCGCCTGCGCATGGACTTCGACCGGGAAGTGCCCTTCCAGATGGGCGGCGACGTCATCGGCATGCGGCGCTCGCTGGAGTTCGACCTGGCCGAGGAGAGCGTTCAGCTCGTCGACTGGCGCCAGCTGTCGCGCATGGTCCGGACCTAG
- a CDS encoding NUDIX hydrolase, with translation MPGPVSYTYEYPRPALTVDCVVFGLDDEDLKVLLIRRGVEPFAGRWALPGGFVRMEESLDDAARRELDEEAGIRPNHLEQLYTFGAPGRDPRGRVVTVAYFALVKLSDHVPHAATDARDAAWFSVWDTPKLAFDHVDVLGTALQRLKGKVRYQPIGFELLPPKFTLTQLQRLYEVILERELDKRNFRKKILAMDLLEELDEVEQDVSHRAARLYRFDHKKYKQLEKAGFNFEL, from the coding sequence ATGCCGGGACCCGTGAGCTACACCTATGAGTACCCGAGGCCGGCGCTGACGGTGGACTGTGTCGTCTTCGGTCTGGATGACGAGGACCTGAAGGTGCTGCTCATCCGCCGCGGGGTGGAGCCCTTCGCCGGGCGGTGGGCACTGCCGGGGGGCTTCGTGCGGATGGAGGAGTCGCTCGACGACGCCGCGCGCCGGGAGTTGGATGAGGAGGCGGGCATCCGGCCGAACCACCTGGAGCAGCTCTACACGTTCGGCGCCCCGGGGAGAGATCCACGCGGGCGCGTCGTCACGGTGGCGTACTTCGCGCTGGTGAAGCTCAGTGACCATGTGCCGCATGCGGCGACGGACGCGCGGGACGCGGCGTGGTTCTCCGTCTGGGATACGCCGAAGCTGGCCTTCGACCACGTGGACGTGCTCGGCACGGCGCTGCAGCGGCTCAAGGGCAAGGTCCGCTATCAACCCATCGGCTTCGAGCTGCTGCCTCCCAAGTTCACGCTGACGCAGCTCCAGCGGTTGTACGAGGTCATCCTGGAGCGGGAGCTCGACAAGCGGAACTTCCGCAAGAAGATCCTCGCCATGGACCTGCTCGAGGAGCTGGACGAGGTGGAGCAGGACGTCTCCCATCGGGCAGCGCGCCTCTACCGGTTCGACCACAAGAAGTACAAGCAGCTGGAGAAGGCGGGCTTCAACTTCGAGCTCTGA
- a CDS encoding protein phosphatase 2C domain-containing protein: MSALPFDVAAASVLGREHARAGRNNQDALCIRASEHGLVAVVTDGCGSQPCSELGAQLGARRLARAALVRLADGERVDEPTFLPGLREDVLCLLSELRADLGREVMGDFLFTVVGAVVTPSLTLVFSAGDGVWALNGEVHPLGPFPGNAPPYLAYALMHGEDVALTTRALVPTEDVHALLLGTDGVVDLERLATTRMPAGNELVGPLSRLWTEDRYFANPDALRRRLALLNREAVRADFASQQLARTPGLLPDDTTLVVLRRRMGRA; encoded by the coding sequence ATGTCCGCGCTGCCCTTCGACGTCGCCGCTGCCTCGGTGCTGGGCCGGGAGCACGCCCGAGCGGGTCGCAACAACCAGGATGCGCTGTGCATCCGCGCCAGTGAGCATGGCCTGGTGGCCGTGGTGACGGATGGCTGTGGCAGCCAGCCCTGCAGTGAGCTGGGCGCACAACTGGGCGCGCGCAGGTTGGCGCGGGCCGCGCTGGTGCGGCTCGCGGACGGTGAGCGCGTGGATGAGCCCACCTTCCTTCCAGGCCTTCGTGAGGATGTGTTGTGCCTGCTCAGTGAGCTCCGGGCGGACCTGGGGCGGGAGGTGATGGGGGACTTCCTCTTCACCGTGGTGGGCGCGGTGGTGACGCCCTCGCTGACGCTCGTCTTCTCCGCGGGAGACGGCGTGTGGGCACTCAATGGCGAGGTGCATCCGCTCGGGCCATTTCCGGGGAACGCGCCGCCGTATCTCGCCTATGCGTTGATGCACGGAGAGGACGTCGCGCTGACCACGCGGGCCCTGGTGCCCACGGAGGACGTCCACGCGCTGCTGCTGGGCACCGACGGTGTGGTGGACCTGGAGCGGCTGGCCACCACGCGCATGCCGGCGGGGAACGAACTCGTCGGGCCGCTGTCGCGGCTCTGGACGGAGGACCGGTACTTCGCCAACCCGGATGCCCTGCGCCGCCGGTTGGCCTTGCTCAACCGAGAAGCCGTGCGCGCGGACTTCGCGTCCCAGCAACTGGCGCGAACTCCGGGCCTGCTGCCGGATGACACCACGCTGGTGGTGCTGCGCCGCCGCATGGGGAGGGCGTGA
- a CDS encoding nicotinamidase yields MKTQVKALPLPRFYDAAHAGQFGYSPDAGKLQVEAQRWRAANDVSMSATDAFNLHLLLIDVQKDFCFPEGSLYVAGRSGRGAVDDSRRIAEFIYSNLGALTNVTATLDTHFAYQIFFPSFWVDQDDQPLTPYREVTREQIERGQARPNPAMAKWLCGGNYPWLLKQVKYYCEELERAGKYTLYLWPPHCLLGSDGHALAGVVQEARLFHSFARGMQSWAEVKGGNPLTENYSVLRPEVLGRHDGQPLAQRNTQFLKTLLTADAVVIAGQAASHCVKSSIDDLLGEIVAQDAALARKVYLLTDCMSSVTVPDGKGGFAADFTPQAEASLKRFADAGMHLVKSTDPLASWPDLRIA; encoded by the coding sequence ATGAAGACGCAAGTGAAGGCGCTTCCGCTTCCGAGGTTCTACGACGCGGCCCATGCCGGGCAGTTCGGATACAGCCCTGACGCGGGGAAGCTCCAGGTGGAGGCCCAGCGCTGGCGCGCGGCGAACGACGTCTCCATGTCGGCGACGGACGCGTTCAACCTGCACCTGTTGCTCATCGACGTGCAGAAGGACTTCTGCTTCCCAGAGGGCTCGCTCTACGTGGCGGGACGCAGCGGGCGCGGCGCCGTGGATGACAGCCGTCGCATCGCGGAGTTCATCTACAGCAACCTCGGCGCGCTGACGAACGTGACGGCGACGCTCGACACCCACTTCGCGTACCAGATTTTCTTCCCGTCTTTCTGGGTGGACCAGGACGACCAGCCGCTGACGCCGTACCGCGAGGTGACGCGCGAGCAGATTGAGCGTGGGCAGGCGCGGCCCAACCCCGCCATGGCGAAGTGGCTGTGCGGTGGCAACTACCCCTGGCTGCTCAAGCAGGTGAAGTACTACTGCGAGGAATTGGAGCGGGCGGGCAAGTACACGCTGTACCTGTGGCCGCCGCACTGCCTGCTGGGCAGCGACGGGCACGCGCTGGCGGGGGTGGTGCAGGAGGCGCGGCTGTTCCACTCCTTCGCGCGTGGCATGCAGTCGTGGGCGGAGGTGAAGGGGGGCAATCCGCTGACGGAGAACTACTCGGTGCTGCGCCCGGAGGTGTTGGGGCGGCATGACGGCCAGCCGCTGGCGCAGCGCAATACCCAGTTCCTCAAGACGCTGCTGACCGCGGACGCGGTGGTGATTGCAGGGCAGGCGGCGAGCCACTGCGTGAAGAGCTCCATCGACGACCTGCTCGGCGAGATTGTCGCGCAGGACGCGGCGCTGGCTCGCAAGGTGTACCTGCTGACGGACTGCATGTCGTCGGTGACGGTGCCGGACGGCAAGGGGGGCTTCGCGGCGGACTTCACCCCGCAGGCGGAGGCATCGCTGAAGCGCTTCGCGGACGCGGGGATGCACCTGGTGAAGTCCACGGACCCGCTGGCGAGCTGGCCGGACCTGCGCATCGCCTGA
- a CDS encoding glycosyltransferase, with translation MSDSPRVLLIAERFPPDIGGLARSGARTAGSLVKLGARVDVLAWTRTAAPGALQTVEDAGDVSPFARGVTLHRLGLFGSTDLSMQHTLDVLGYLHAKQRYDLVWGHYLSPPGFLAVAFAESVGIASTVSARGNDVDQLMFPPGDFARLLWTLQRARVLTAASADLGRKMCMLLGRDETVEVIPNAVDTGIFSPGPADPALRERLGIAPDEAVLGFSGELRHKKGLPFLLSALTEVRRVRPACLLVIGEVRPRDAEHLVAFRAEHPEDAARILISGPLDTPEAIAAHLRLCDVYLQPSLWEGMPNALLEAMACARPVIASDAGGIPEAVDAGRNGFIVSKALLNHLGQACLDVLSLPLEQRAAMGAAARQRIEERFQAHAEAEVLRRVLARAIPSRSS, from the coding sequence ATGTCCGACAGCCCGCGCGTCCTCCTCATCGCTGAACGCTTTCCTCCCGACATCGGCGGCCTGGCCCGCAGTGGCGCGCGCACCGCGGGCTCGCTGGTGAAGCTGGGCGCCCGGGTGGACGTGCTGGCCTGGACGCGCACGGCGGCGCCAGGCGCGCTCCAGACGGTGGAGGACGCCGGGGACGTCTCACCCTTCGCGCGGGGTGTGACGCTCCACCGGCTGGGGTTGTTCGGCAGCACGGACCTGTCCATGCAGCACACGCTCGACGTGCTCGGCTACCTGCACGCGAAGCAACGCTATGACCTGGTGTGGGGGCACTACCTGTCTCCGCCCGGGTTCCTCGCCGTCGCCTTCGCCGAGTCCGTGGGCATTGCCTCCACCGTCAGCGCCCGGGGCAACGACGTGGACCAGCTCATGTTCCCCCCGGGCGACTTCGCGCGCCTGCTGTGGACGCTGCAACGTGCCCGCGTCCTCACCGCTGCCTCCGCGGACCTGGGCCGGAAGATGTGCATGCTCCTGGGACGGGACGAAACCGTGGAGGTCATCCCAAACGCCGTCGACACCGGCATCTTCTCCCCCGGTCCCGCGGACCCGGCGCTCCGGGAGCGGTTGGGCATCGCGCCAGACGAAGCCGTGCTCGGCTTCTCCGGTGAACTTCGGCACAAGAAGGGGCTGCCGTTCCTGCTCTCCGCCCTCACCGAGGTGCGCCGCGTCCGGCCCGCGTGCCTGCTCGTCATCGGCGAGGTGCGGCCGCGCGACGCCGAGCACCTGGTCGCCTTCCGCGCCGAGCATCCCGAGGACGCCGCGCGCATCCTCATCTCCGGGCCGCTGGACACACCGGAGGCCATCGCCGCGCACCTGCGCCTGTGTGACGTCTACCTCCAGCCGTCGCTGTGGGAGGGCATGCCCAACGCCTTGCTGGAGGCCATGGCCTGTGCCCGGCCCGTCATCGCCAGCGACGCTGGCGGCATCCCCGAGGCGGTGGACGCCGGACGCAACGGCTTCATCGTCTCCAAGGCCCTGCTCAATCACCTGGGGCAGGCGTGCCTGGATGTCCTCTCCCTGCCGCTCGAACAGCGCGCCGCGATGGGCGCCGCCGCCCGTCAGCGCATCGAGGAGCGCTTTCAGGCGCACGCGGAGGCAGAGGTGCTCCGTCGCGTGCTGGCTCGCGCCATCCCGAGCCGCTCTTCGTAG
- a CDS encoding glycosyltransferase family 4 protein, with translation MSPHPGTGIVYASFDRFPSPKGAAVHIRAFVESLGAAFGRVDLVALRDSPTAPTGPLALVEGVTYHPLESRGKDLMAQALSFRSHLAAWWRERPRASVVHVRSIFEGYPVACRKEALTDALVFEVNGLPSIELKYHYPDVADDAELLRKLVAQEDVCLSRADLVVTPSTVTAEYLVTTRGVDASRVRVIPNGADLEVFRYAPPRPLELGRPVRLLYSGTMTSWQGVHHAIEACRLLRRDMPTVLTLVGPLRRHTRRALMDRCGDLLLEGTVELLEPLPQAELAALHHACDVVLVPLPFNDRNCVQGCCPLKLLEAMATGTPVVASNLPVVSTLAAPDEVMLIRPGSAKAIAEAVKALRADPTLGPAMSAKARARVERDFPWSRAGEALVSAYEERLGMARASTRRSTSASACA, from the coding sequence GTGTCTCCCCACCCCGGCACCGGAATCGTCTACGCCTCGTTCGACCGCTTCCCTTCGCCCAAGGGCGCAGCGGTGCACATCCGGGCCTTCGTGGAGTCACTGGGCGCAGCCTTTGGCCGAGTCGACCTGGTCGCGCTCCGGGACAGCCCCACTGCGCCCACCGGGCCGCTCGCGCTGGTGGAGGGCGTGACGTACCACCCGCTGGAATCACGCGGGAAGGACCTGATGGCCCAGGCCCTGTCGTTCCGCTCGCACCTGGCGGCATGGTGGCGCGAAAGGCCGCGAGCCTCCGTCGTGCACGTGCGCTCCATCTTCGAGGGCTACCCCGTCGCCTGCCGGAAGGAAGCGCTGACGGACGCGCTCGTCTTCGAGGTGAACGGCCTGCCCTCCATCGAGCTGAAGTATCACTACCCGGACGTGGCGGATGACGCGGAACTCTTGCGCAAGCTGGTGGCGCAAGAGGACGTCTGTCTCTCGCGCGCGGACCTGGTGGTGACCCCGAGCACGGTGACGGCGGAGTACCTCGTGACGACACGGGGCGTGGACGCCTCGCGGGTGCGGGTGATTCCGAACGGCGCCGACCTGGAGGTGTTCCGGTACGCGCCGCCGCGCCCTCTGGAGCTCGGGCGTCCCGTGCGACTGCTGTACAGCGGGACGATGACGTCCTGGCAGGGCGTGCACCATGCCATCGAGGCCTGCCGGTTGCTGCGGCGGGACATGCCCACGGTGCTGACGCTGGTGGGCCCGCTGCGCCGGCACACACGACGGGCGCTGATGGACCGGTGCGGTGACCTGCTGCTGGAGGGCACAGTGGAGTTGCTGGAGCCCCTGCCCCAGGCGGAGCTGGCGGCGCTGCACCATGCCTGCGACGTGGTGCTGGTGCCCCTGCCCTTCAACGACCGCAACTGCGTGCAGGGCTGCTGTCCGCTGAAGCTGCTGGAGGCCATGGCCACCGGGACGCCCGTGGTGGCCAGCAACCTCCCCGTGGTGAGCACCCTGGCCGCGCCGGACGAGGTGATGCTGATACGGCCGGGCTCGGCGAAGGCGATTGCTGAAGCAGTGAAGGCCCTGCGGGCGGACCCCACCCTGGGCCCCGCGATGAGCGCGAAGGCACGGGCGCGAGTGGAGCGCGACTTCCCATGGAGCCGCGCGGGCGAAGCCCTGGTGAGCGCCTACGAAGAGCGGCTCGGGATGGCGCGAGCCAGCACGCGACGGAGCACCTCTGCCTCCGCGTGCGCCTGA
- a CDS encoding HAMP domain-containing sensor histidine kinase, with amino-acid sequence MSLRSWLAATMGVLTLVTLAAATLLIVLTSVLDRSAATLGVAFGGIRVSEELEVGLLAHDRMVREGPVKVPRGPGGLSRFELEASLYRQMGELRRIASTAAERQRLDAVREDVDVYFSAQWDPVRAEQEAGPALDAALSGLEQVSSINVERARVARSEAERWNDMADSVGVVLCGLLLLGVLVVSVLLRRVALQPLRDISQSMRRFGAGCRRARAPEAGPTELRDMARTFNEMANSLAHQQEQQLAFLAGVAHELRNPLSALKLSTALSDRSRAQLTPERMDRTLSLVGRQVERLDRMVGDLLDATRIEAGRLELRPEVRDARELAREVVELYRSGDTGHGLRLSLPDVSVPVRADPARLEQVLHNLISNALKYSPAGSTVEVSVRREKDTAVLCVTDQGIGISEEEMRLLFAPFQRAGNARQRAPGVGLGLSVARRIVEGHGGSIDVTSQPGHGSVFCVRLAVATEAVRHAEEDAGLTSLEDTLH; translated from the coding sequence ATGAGCCTGCGCTCCTGGCTCGCCGCCACCATGGGGGTGCTGACGTTGGTGACGTTGGCGGCCGCCACCCTGCTCATCGTCCTGACGAGCGTGCTCGACCGTTCGGCCGCGACCCTGGGGGTCGCCTTCGGGGGCATCCGGGTGTCCGAGGAGCTGGAGGTGGGTCTGCTGGCGCACGACCGGATGGTCCGGGAAGGCCCCGTCAAGGTGCCCCGTGGCCCGGGCGGGCTGTCGCGGTTCGAGCTGGAGGCCTCGCTGTACCGGCAGATGGGTGAGCTGCGGCGCATCGCCTCGACGGCGGCGGAGCGTCAGCGGCTCGACGCTGTCCGCGAGGACGTGGACGTCTACTTCTCCGCCCAGTGGGACCCGGTGCGTGCGGAGCAGGAGGCGGGCCCGGCGCTGGACGCCGCGTTGAGTGGCTTGGAACAGGTCAGCTCCATCAACGTGGAGCGCGCGCGCGTGGCCCGCTCGGAAGCGGAGCGGTGGAACGACATGGCGGACTCCGTGGGCGTGGTGCTCTGCGGCTTGCTGCTCTTGGGCGTGCTCGTCGTGAGCGTGCTGCTGCGGCGCGTGGCGCTCCAGCCGCTGCGGGACATCAGCCAGTCCATGCGCCGCTTCGGCGCGGGCTGCAGGCGCGCCCGGGCCCCGGAGGCCGGGCCCACCGAGCTGCGGGACATGGCTCGCACGTTCAACGAGATGGCCAACAGCCTGGCCCACCAGCAGGAGCAGCAGCTCGCGTTCCTCGCGGGCGTGGCGCACGAGCTGCGCAATCCGCTGTCCGCCCTCAAGTTGTCCACAGCCCTGTCGGACCGCAGCCGCGCCCAGCTCACGCCCGAGCGCATGGACCGCACCCTGTCCCTGGTAGGGCGGCAGGTGGAGCGGCTGGACCGCATGGTGGGCGACCTGCTCGATGCCACCCGCATCGAAGCTGGCAGGTTGGAGTTGCGCCCGGAGGTGCGGGACGCGCGTGAGCTGGCCCGCGAGGTGGTGGAGCTCTACCGCTCCGGCGACACCGGCCATGGCCTCCGTCTCAGCCTGCCGGACGTGTCCGTGCCGGTTCGCGCGGACCCGGCCCGGCTGGAGCAGGTGCTCCACAACCTCATCAGCAACGCGCTGAAGTACTCGCCGGCGGGCAGCACCGTGGAGGTGTCCGTGCGCCGCGAAAAGGACACGGCTGTCCTTTGCGTGACGGACCAGGGCATCGGCATTTCCGAGGAGGAGATGCGCCTGCTCTTCGCGCCCTTCCAGCGCGCCGGCAACGCCCGTCAGCGCGCCCCGGGCGTGGGCCTGGGCCTGTCGGTGGCCCGGCGCATCGTCGAGGGGCATGGGGGCAGCATCGACGTGACGAGCCAGCCCGGCCACGGCTCCGTCTTCTGCGTGCGGCTGGCCGTGGCCACCGAGGCCGTTCGGCATGCCGAAGAAGACGCGGGGCTGACGTCCCTCGAGGACACCCTGCACTGA
- a CDS encoding response regulator yields MSAASPTVLVVDDDADIREAVQDILSFEGYAVAQAANGQEALELLTGPHAVRPCLILLDLMMPVMDGEEFVGRIQQEQRLAELPIILVTASGRAHLPGVRAILKKPFDMDVLLSTVGEHRH; encoded by the coding sequence GTGAGCGCCGCGTCCCCTACCGTGCTCGTCGTGGACGACGACGCCGACATCCGAGAGGCCGTCCAGGACATCCTGTCCTTCGAAGGCTACGCCGTGGCCCAGGCCGCCAACGGCCAGGAGGCCCTGGAGCTGCTGACCGGACCCCACGCGGTGCGGCCGTGCCTCATCCTGTTGGACCTGATGATGCCCGTCATGGACGGCGAGGAGTTCGTCGGCCGGATTCAGCAGGAGCAGCGCCTGGCGGAGCTGCCCATCATCCTCGTCACGGCGAGCGGCCGCGCCCACCTGCCCGGTGTCCGCGCCATCCTCAAGAAGCCCTTCGACATGGACGTGCTGCTGAGCACGGTGGGCGAACACCGCCACTGA
- a CDS encoding PEGA domain-containing protein: protein MNTPPHPRGTLPDASSEPDAWSQSLMGRTEELAHLQAQTPRDADPHEAPRAQPRLDVAETPRRWHVPAPPPPPPPSPLAAVLRLCGAAAGLLAASLLVLPALRQSGEPPVTPEGVAAARPETTLAPSFDPPSEVREGEVREQRAFMEGASLLMVDSAPSGATVSVNGRTEGTTPLSVTLECVTDAPVTVKLTRRGFSSLEHTLPCRHDTMTQLFGRLRKGKSSAKP from the coding sequence GTGAACACCCCTCCCCATCCCCGCGGCACGCTCCCAGATGCGTCCTCGGAGCCCGATGCCTGGTCCCAGTCCCTGATGGGACGCACCGAGGAGCTGGCCCACCTCCAGGCGCAGACGCCTCGGGATGCCGACCCCCACGAGGCGCCCCGGGCCCAGCCCCGACTCGACGTGGCGGAGACGCCCCGCAGATGGCACGTGCCCGCCCCACCACCGCCGCCTCCGCCCAGTCCGCTGGCCGCCGTCCTCCGGCTCTGCGGCGCGGCCGCGGGCCTGTTGGCCGCGAGCCTCCTCGTGCTCCCCGCGCTCCGGCAATCCGGAGAGCCCCCCGTCACCCCGGAGGGGGTGGCCGCCGCCCGCCCCGAGACGACACTGGCGCCGAGCTTCGACCCACCTTCGGAGGTCCGCGAGGGAGAGGTCCGTGAGCAGCGCGCGTTCATGGAAGGCGCCAGCCTGCTCATGGTCGACTCCGCTCCGTCGGGCGCGACAGTCTCTGTGAATGGTCGAACCGAAGGCACCACGCCGCTGTCAGTGACGCTGGAGTGCGTGACAGACGCGCCGGTTACGGTGAAGCTCACGCGCCGAGGCTTCAGCTCCCTGGAACACACGCTCCCATGCCGTCACGACACCATGACCCAGCTCTTCGGAAGGCTGCGCAAGGGGAAGAGCAGCGCGAAGCCGTGA